In Persicimonas caeni, a single window of DNA contains:
- the sppA gene encoding signal peptide peptidase SppA has protein sequence MVAAATCFALPASADAQDEPTPTNGLVLPDQSVTTRADAISLELNPAGLGFIRNGEAAVGVQQATGDFEGLQPEGTGLFLAGGNGTIGAGFGLQWLDRPQLDVDFSDYRKYTFGLGLSTEENFSFGFAYNFFGSSDSELLDDLDSWDVGLMWRPSANVGFGLRARDLNQPFLNGDDALPVRTAIGMALRFFDGRVLLDPTFEFTSDGDSIFLRPRLLIEPIDGVRFFGRTEWDMEFENDESRVTWAQTVLGLALNTTVLGLETAAIADFGDDNDFLGHTHLAWVSEGKRRGFGGRQRRWVLVDLTGGIAEQPVSGFFGPSASSFMSLLVELENLTEDETVEGVVLNVGQSDLGYAQIWEVRQAVKRMRKAGKETVTVLTNPTYRETYLGSVTEHVWLIPAEPYSPDGLSLNLTSYSETLAKAGIQAEFLRIGRYKSAPETYTYRQPSKEALEQTTRYLDGLFNRTIQALANDLDMDAEKIEEMVNRVPLFPAQAAEEGFIDKVVYLDNVEEKLRDEFGAHVSLEREYPEKLPAEMRWGTRPEIAVVVIEGSIVRGRSGRTPFINEVIAGSDTLTQIFDKLRRDPLVRAVVVRIDSPGGSAVGSDLIYREMRRLAEKKPVVASMGNIAASGGYYVAAGADEIFASPNTLTGSIGIFTGKFSISKLADVIGIGSTKIERGDRSGAFDIYQPWTEEEKKGVARSITYLYKLFIQQVARTRPLSPEEVDAVGRGRIWDGVSAEDKKLVDQLGGLMDAIRRAEELAGVRRGEVTYELYPESLGLFDASDTSVTAKLARKLFGQQEPVAFSADAALGSLVRRLGKGILLPALYEDGEPLMLLPHVVEID, from the coding sequence TTGGTAGCAGCCGCAACATGCTTCGCCCTACCCGCTTCGGCAGATGCTCAGGACGAGCCGACGCCGACAAACGGCCTGGTTCTTCCGGATCAGTCGGTCACCACCCGAGCAGACGCCATAAGCCTCGAGCTCAACCCAGCTGGCCTCGGGTTCATCCGAAACGGCGAGGCGGCCGTCGGCGTGCAGCAAGCTACCGGCGACTTCGAGGGGCTACAGCCCGAGGGCACCGGGCTCTTCTTGGCCGGCGGAAACGGCACCATCGGTGCTGGTTTCGGTCTGCAATGGCTCGACCGTCCGCAACTGGACGTCGACTTCTCCGATTACCGCAAATACACCTTCGGCTTGGGGTTGAGCACCGAAGAGAATTTCAGCTTTGGTTTTGCCTACAACTTCTTCGGCAGCAGTGACAGCGAGCTGCTCGATGATTTGGACAGTTGGGACGTCGGTCTGATGTGGCGCCCCAGTGCCAACGTCGGCTTCGGTTTGCGCGCACGCGACCTCAATCAACCGTTTTTGAACGGTGACGACGCCCTGCCCGTTCGCACGGCCATTGGCATGGCGCTGCGTTTCTTCGATGGGCGCGTCCTGCTCGATCCCACCTTCGAATTCACCTCCGACGGCGACTCCATCTTTTTGCGCCCTCGCCTGCTCATCGAGCCGATCGACGGCGTGCGCTTCTTCGGGCGCACCGAGTGGGACATGGAGTTCGAGAACGACGAGAGCAGGGTAACGTGGGCCCAAACCGTCTTGGGTCTCGCGCTCAACACGACGGTGCTGGGCTTAGAGACTGCAGCCATCGCCGATTTCGGCGACGACAATGATTTCCTCGGACACACGCACCTGGCGTGGGTCAGCGAGGGCAAACGACGAGGCTTTGGCGGCCGTCAGCGCCGTTGGGTGCTCGTCGATCTCACCGGCGGCATCGCCGAACAGCCCGTCTCGGGGTTCTTCGGGCCGTCGGCGTCGAGCTTCATGTCGCTTCTGGTCGAACTCGAAAACCTCACTGAAGACGAGACCGTCGAAGGGGTCGTGCTCAACGTTGGCCAAAGCGATCTCGGTTACGCCCAGATCTGGGAGGTGCGTCAGGCCGTCAAACGCATGCGCAAGGCGGGCAAAGAGACGGTCACGGTGTTGACCAACCCGACCTATCGGGAGACCTACCTCGGGAGCGTCACCGAGCATGTCTGGCTGATTCCTGCCGAGCCCTACTCTCCCGACGGGCTGAGCCTGAACCTGACCTCGTACTCCGAGACCTTGGCCAAGGCGGGCATCCAGGCCGAGTTCCTGCGCATCGGTCGCTACAAGAGTGCGCCGGAGACCTACACCTACCGCCAGCCGTCGAAGGAGGCGCTGGAGCAGACGACCCGTTACCTCGACGGCCTCTTCAATCGCACTATCCAAGCCCTTGCCAATGACCTCGACATGGACGCCGAGAAGATCGAGGAGATGGTCAACCGGGTGCCGCTCTTCCCGGCGCAGGCCGCAGAGGAAGGGTTTATCGATAAAGTCGTCTACTTGGACAATGTCGAGGAGAAGTTGCGCGACGAGTTCGGCGCGCATGTGTCCCTCGAGCGGGAGTACCCCGAAAAGTTGCCCGCGGAGATGCGCTGGGGCACGCGTCCCGAAATCGCAGTCGTCGTCATCGAAGGGTCGATTGTGCGCGGACGCTCGGGAAGAACCCCGTTCATCAACGAGGTCATCGCCGGAAGCGACACGCTGACTCAGATTTTCGACAAGCTTCGACGCGACCCACTGGTGCGCGCCGTCGTAGTGCGCATCGACAGCCCCGGTGGCAGCGCCGTGGGAAGCGACCTCATCTATCGAGAGATGCGGCGGCTGGCCGAGAAAAAGCCGGTGGTCGCCTCTATGGGCAATATCGCGGCGAGTGGTGGCTACTACGTAGCAGCCGGTGCCGACGAGATCTTTGCCTCTCCGAACACGTTGACCGGCTCGATTGGCATCTTCACCGGCAAGTTCAGCATCTCGAAGCTCGCCGACGTGATTGGCATCGGCTCGACCAAGATCGAGCGCGGTGACCGAAGCGGCGCCTTCGACATCTACCAGCCGTGGACCGAAGAGGAGAAAAAGGGCGTGGCCCGCTCGATCACCTACCTCTACAAGCTCTTTATCCAGCAGGTCGCGCGCACTCGTCCGCTGAGCCCCGAGGAGGTCGACGCTGTCGGCCGCGGACGTATTTGGGACGGCGTCAGCGCCGAGGACAAGAAACTCGTCGACCAATTGGGCGGGTTGATGGACGCGATTCGACGCGCGGAGGAATTGGCCGGGGTTCGCCGCGGTGAGGTCACCTACGAGTTGTACCCCGAGAGCCTCGGTCTGTTCGACGCGAGCGACACGTCGGTGACCGCCAAACTGGCGCGCAAGCTATTCGGCCAACAGGAGCCTGTCGCCTTCTCGGCCGATGCGGCCCTCGGCTCCCTGGTGCGACGGTTGGGCAAAGGCATCCTGCTGCCCGCGTTGTACGAGGATGGCGAGCCGTTGATGCTGCTGCCGCACGTCGTCGAAATCGACTAG
- a CDS encoding serine/threonine-protein kinase, which produces MVESAESFGKYTLLEKIAVGGMAEIYRAKTVGLGGFEKLLAIKRLHPQFGDEHDVTKMLVDEARIAVQLTHPNIAQIFDLGCIDEQYFIAMEFIDGVDLHQLNKRQRERGRAIPEPAVVFAMAEALGGLHFAHTRKGPDGSPLQIVHRDVSPQNIMISHEGEVKLVDFGIAKADVRAQEDTQHGIIKGKFYYMSPEQAHGHHIDARTDVFAAGMVLYELLAGDNPYARIQEYELLKAVRRADFPSISAVVPQIDPELANIVSKATQRDANYRFQSAQEMQLALMQYLDRRHGPYRRMKLAEVIGDAGSNPWDSAEDSALMSRLDYEANEASVIFEPGTPLSSEIDTGATDEFSDNPFDEDEPTQLWTPGAPTPAESGQRRDEAPAKGQGGLSAPQFMDLSGFGSGNVPAPKGATTATKLPLHERVLPGWLTRTHLVFGGIAMMVTVLAGVLAFVLIDEEPSADPPKAHAKSEGGPQAAVAPADNTGTVDVRVTSTPRGAKVELDGESMGFTPTVLEGISTAETYDLKLSMEGFEAVERTIQPNRETTQLEFELPSGGAVLKVATYPPDARIEVDGKEIGKSPVDVPGLSRNDTHQIVATLEDGRTTTRKVAWESDDGRVKQIELRFDTKEEAREEPQVEERAEKATTSRKARRRPKRRTTSRRRKRSEPSKAANLDIWGDSNETEESSSTSAKSPQKLDIWGNGDNDAAKKGHLSVRISGKGKVYVDGRLIADNTSSVKHSLEPGTYGVRVYFTRLKRYSATKQLRVRSGKTTTASFSP; this is translated from the coding sequence ATGGTAGAAAGCGCAGAGTCCTTTGGCAAGTACACCCTGCTCGAGAAGATCGCTGTGGGGGGGATGGCAGAGATCTATCGGGCGAAGACGGTTGGTCTGGGCGGCTTCGAAAAGCTGCTGGCCATCAAGCGTTTGCACCCTCAGTTTGGCGACGAGCACGACGTCACCAAGATGCTCGTCGACGAGGCGCGTATCGCCGTGCAGCTGACCCATCCCAACATCGCCCAGATCTTCGACCTGGGGTGCATCGACGAGCAGTACTTCATCGCGATGGAGTTCATCGACGGCGTCGACCTGCACCAACTCAACAAGCGACAGCGCGAGCGCGGCCGCGCCATTCCCGAGCCGGCGGTCGTCTTCGCCATGGCCGAAGCGCTGGGCGGGCTGCACTTTGCCCACACCCGAAAGGGGCCCGACGGAAGCCCGCTGCAGATCGTCCACCGGGACGTCTCCCCGCAGAACATCATGATCAGCCATGAAGGGGAGGTGAAGCTCGTCGACTTTGGCATTGCCAAGGCCGATGTACGCGCCCAGGAGGACACCCAGCACGGCATCATCAAGGGCAAATTCTACTATATGTCGCCCGAGCAAGCTCACGGACACCACATCGATGCGCGCACGGACGTCTTCGCCGCCGGCATGGTGCTCTACGAGTTGCTCGCCGGGGACAACCCGTATGCACGTATCCAAGAGTACGAGTTGCTCAAAGCGGTTCGACGGGCAGATTTTCCGTCCATCTCGGCGGTGGTGCCCCAGATCGATCCCGAGCTCGCCAATATTGTGAGCAAGGCGACTCAGCGAGATGCGAATTACCGGTTTCAGAGTGCCCAAGAGATGCAGTTGGCGCTCATGCAGTACCTGGACCGTCGGCACGGTCCGTATCGGCGCATGAAGCTCGCCGAAGTCATCGGCGACGCCGGGAGCAACCCCTGGGATTCGGCCGAGGACAGCGCGCTCATGTCGCGCCTCGACTACGAGGCCAATGAGGCAAGCGTCATCTTCGAGCCGGGAACGCCGCTGTCGAGCGAGATCGACACGGGGGCGACCGACGAGTTTAGTGACAACCCGTTCGACGAAGACGAACCCACCCAGCTCTGGACCCCGGGCGCCCCCACCCCGGCGGAGAGTGGTCAGCGTCGAGACGAGGCGCCGGCCAAAGGGCAGGGCGGCTTGTCGGCCCCACAATTCATGGATTTGAGCGGGTTTGGCTCCGGCAACGTCCCGGCCCCCAAAGGAGCGACGACTGCGACGAAGCTCCCGCTCCACGAGCGCGTGCTTCCGGGCTGGCTCACGCGCACGCACCTGGTCTTTGGCGGTATCGCCATGATGGTGACTGTGCTCGCCGGCGTGCTCGCGTTTGTGCTCATCGACGAGGAACCGAGTGCAGATCCGCCAAAGGCGCATGCCAAAAGTGAGGGCGGCCCGCAGGCAGCGGTGGCACCGGCTGATAACACCGGCACGGTCGATGTCCGCGTCACCTCGACGCCGCGAGGCGCCAAAGTCGAACTCGATGGCGAAAGCATGGGCTTCACGCCCACCGTGCTCGAGGGTATATCGACGGCGGAGACTTACGACTTGAAGTTGTCGATGGAGGGGTTCGAGGCCGTCGAGCGGACGATTCAGCCCAACCGGGAGACCACCCAGCTCGAGTTCGAACTTCCCTCGGGCGGTGCGGTTTTGAAGGTCGCCACGTATCCGCCCGACGCGCGTATCGAAGTCGACGGCAAAGAGATTGGAAAGTCGCCAGTCGACGTGCCCGGTTTGTCGCGCAACGACACGCACCAGATCGTCGCCACGCTCGAAGACGGGCGAACCACGACCCGAAAGGTCGCGTGGGAGTCCGATGATGGACGCGTCAAACAGATCGAGCTGAGGTTCGACACGAAAGAAGAAGCGCGCGAGGAGCCGCAGGTGGAAGAGCGCGCCGAGAAAGCAACCACGAGCCGAAAGGCTCGGCGGCGCCCCAAGCGACGAACCACGTCGCGTCGACGCAAACGTAGCGAACCGTCGAAGGCCGCCAATTTGGATATCTGGGGAGACTCGAACGAGACGGAAGAGAGTTCGAGCACATCGGCCAAGTCGCCTCAGAAGCTCGATATTTGGGGCAACGGCGACAACGACGCCGCCAAGAAGGGTCACTTGTCGGTGCGTATCTCAGGGAAGGGCAAGGTGTATGTCGACGGGAGGCTTATCGCCGACAACACCTCGAGCGTGAAGCATTCACTCGAGCCGGGCACCTATGGGGTGCGCGTCTACTTCACACGGCTCAAGCGCTACTCCGCCACCAAGCAACTTCGCGTTCGCAGCGGCAAGACGACCACAGCCTCCTTCTCGCCGTAA
- a CDS encoding sigma 54-interacting transcriptional regulator: MAPHERFPDEAQPTKIAYVNGEPRTLHLRKTHLVVNPGVDEAREYTFDQDVITLGTLEDNDIPLDDDTVSREHCRIVQDGPHTLIIDQGSTNGTYVNGVQVREAYLAPGSVLGVGNTQIRFNPVDEQVPITPSTSERLGDIVGKSVKMREIFGIIEKIAPTGATVIIEGETGTGKEVVARTIHQLSARKDQPFTVFDCGAVPANLIESELFGHEKGSFTGAVMTRKGLFEMAEGGTIFLDELGELSLDLQPKLLRVLEQREVRRVGSNKPIPVNVRVIAATNRSLAEEVDAGRFREDLFYRLSVVRLNLPPLRERIEDIPLLTRHFLSQLGFNRDHEGNHKVKTISREALDVLTDYDWPGNVRELVNIIERGCSFARGDCITCEELPGYVTGDEDGGLMLTPGRRDSDRSDMADLPRRSELNDMPFKRAKEEWIASFEKDYIATLLARHSGNISSASREADIDRKYFRKLMYKHDIDIDEI, from the coding sequence ATGGCGCCCCACGAGCGGTTTCCCGACGAGGCTCAGCCCACCAAAATTGCCTACGTCAATGGCGAGCCGAGGACTCTTCACCTTCGCAAAACCCACTTGGTCGTCAACCCCGGCGTCGACGAGGCGCGCGAGTACACCTTCGACCAGGACGTCATCACGCTCGGCACGCTCGAAGACAACGACATCCCGCTCGATGACGACACCGTCAGCCGCGAGCATTGCCGCATCGTCCAGGACGGCCCGCACACCCTCATCATCGACCAGGGGAGCACCAACGGGACCTACGTCAACGGAGTCCAGGTGCGCGAAGCCTACCTGGCCCCGGGTTCGGTGCTCGGCGTGGGCAACACGCAGATTCGGTTCAATCCGGTCGACGAGCAAGTGCCCATCACCCCCAGCACGTCGGAGCGGCTGGGCGACATCGTCGGCAAAAGCGTCAAGATGCGCGAGATCTTCGGCATCATCGAGAAGATCGCGCCCACCGGCGCCACGGTAATCATCGAAGGCGAGACCGGCACCGGCAAAGAGGTGGTCGCGCGCACCATTCACCAGTTGAGCGCGCGCAAAGACCAGCCGTTCACCGTCTTCGACTGCGGCGCGGTTCCCGCCAACCTCATCGAGAGCGAGCTGTTCGGCCACGAAAAGGGGAGCTTCACCGGGGCGGTGATGACGCGCAAAGGCCTCTTCGAAATGGCCGAGGGCGGCACCATCTTTTTGGACGAGCTCGGCGAGCTGTCGCTCGACCTGCAGCCCAAGTTGTTGCGCGTGCTCGAGCAGCGCGAGGTGCGCCGCGTCGGCTCCAACAAGCCGATTCCTGTCAACGTGCGCGTCATCGCGGCGACCAACCGGTCGCTCGCCGAGGAGGTCGATGCAGGACGCTTCCGCGAGGACCTGTTCTATCGGCTCAGCGTGGTGCGGCTCAACTTGCCGCCGCTTCGCGAGCGCATCGAGGATATCCCTCTTCTGACCCGTCACTTCCTGAGCCAGCTCGGCTTCAACCGCGATCACGAGGGCAACCACAAGGTCAAGACCATCAGCCGCGAGGCGCTCGACGTGCTTACCGACTACGACTGGCCGGGTAACGTGCGCGAGCTGGTCAATATCATCGAGCGAGGTTGCTCGTTTGCCCGCGGCGACTGCATCACCTGCGAGGAGCTTCCCGGTTATGTGACCGGCGACGAGGACGGCGGCTTGATGCTCACCCCCGGCCGGCGCGACAGCGATCGCTCCGACATGGCCGACCTGCCGCGACGCTCCGAGCTCAACGATATGCCCTTCAAGCGCGCCAAAGAGGAGTGGATTGCGAGCTTCGAGAAGGACTATATCGCCACTCTCCTCGCCCGCCACAGCGGCAACATCAGCTCGGCGTCACGTGAAGCCGACATCGACCGCAAGTACTTCCGAAAGCTGATGTACAAGCACGACATCGACATCGACGAAATCTAG
- a CDS encoding serine/threonine-protein kinase has translation MLFGKYCLLERVSVGGMAEIFRAKPFNAPESQKHLALKRILPHLAEDDEFVQMFIDEAKLTVQLIHPNIVRTYELGRFHTSPYILMEFISGQDILELQRKLREQRRIMSVAMCCYIAREIATGLDYVHAKNDENGDPLNIIHRDISPQNVLVTYGGKVKIIDFGIAKGTFQETRTQVGVLKGKFGYMSPEQVRGEAIDHRSDLFSVGILLWEMLTNRRLFRGDNEYETLQMVRDPDIAPPSQKNSQIPPEVDRIVAKALAADANERFQSGRELAAALDSFLMSLNPPYGAENLSQWMADMFSEPLAAERQKRQFFRRIRTPDDVRRLAREAEGEDTRPDEDAPTSEHQALWAADISPEENVDVDRFASEHTVVAAGGFDAAQFAAEAEEDVIALDVDDIIEIEGDNSGLETVDLDRGVAVANDETMALSRSDALSSAEFASHGTPKSIPNPSSVRRKRRKKKYLAAAAVLMLLLAGGATLYLWVNRPQGPAPEAKAAPAPQKPATLVISVSPPTGVRITVDGTEKGTSSPVTVPNLEPGVHTLVIEHPHYKSHEQKIELGSGGFESLDIELEPNAQGAR, from the coding sequence ATGCTTTTTGGGAAATACTGCCTCCTCGAGCGCGTCAGCGTCGGGGGCATGGCAGAGATCTTTCGGGCCAAGCCGTTTAACGCCCCCGAAAGCCAGAAGCACCTTGCCCTCAAGCGCATCCTGCCGCATCTGGCCGAGGACGACGAGTTCGTCCAGATGTTCATCGACGAGGCCAAGCTGACCGTCCAGCTGATCCACCCCAATATCGTGCGCACGTACGAGCTGGGGCGGTTCCACACCTCGCCGTATATCCTGATGGAGTTCATCAGCGGCCAGGATATCCTGGAGCTGCAGCGAAAGTTGCGTGAGCAGCGTCGCATCATGAGCGTGGCCATGTGCTGCTACATCGCCCGCGAGATCGCCACCGGTCTCGACTATGTGCACGCCAAGAACGACGAAAATGGCGACCCGCTCAATATCATCCACCGGGACATCTCGCCGCAGAACGTGCTGGTTACCTATGGCGGCAAGGTCAAGATCATCGATTTTGGCATCGCCAAGGGCACGTTCCAGGAGACGCGCACTCAGGTCGGCGTGCTCAAGGGCAAATTCGGCTACATGAGCCCCGAGCAGGTGCGCGGCGAGGCCATCGACCACCGCAGTGACTTGTTCTCGGTGGGGATTTTGCTGTGGGAGATGCTGACCAACCGACGACTCTTCCGCGGCGACAACGAGTACGAGACGCTGCAGATGGTGCGAGACCCCGACATCGCGCCGCCGAGTCAGAAGAACTCCCAGATTCCGCCCGAGGTCGATCGCATCGTGGCCAAGGCGTTGGCGGCCGACGCCAACGAGCGCTTCCAGTCGGGCCGCGAGCTCGCCGCGGCGCTCGACAGCTTTTTGATGTCGCTCAACCCGCCCTATGGCGCCGAGAATCTGTCGCAGTGGATGGCGGACATGTTCAGCGAACCGCTGGCCGCCGAGCGTCAGAAGCGTCAGTTCTTCCGCCGGATTCGCACGCCCGACGACGTGCGCCGGCTGGCTCGCGAGGCCGAAGGCGAGGACACCCGTCCCGACGAGGACGCGCCCACATCGGAGCACCAAGCGCTGTGGGCCGCCGACATCTCGCCCGAAGAGAACGTCGATGTCGATCGCTTCGCCAGCGAGCACACGGTGGTGGCCGCCGGTGGCTTCGACGCGGCTCAATTTGCGGCCGAAGCCGAAGAAGACGTCATCGCGCTCGACGTCGATGACATCATCGAGATCGAGGGCGACAACTCCGGCCTCGAAACTGTCGATTTGGATCGCGGCGTGGCCGTGGCCAACGACGAGACGATGGCGCTGAGTCGCTCGGACGCGCTCAGCTCGGCAGAATTTGCCAGCCACGGCACCCCCAAGAGTATCCCGAACCCGTCCAGTGTGCGCCGGAAGCGTCGCAAGAAGAAGTATCTGGCGGCTGCGGCCGTTCTGATGTTGTTGCTCGCCGGCGGCGCGACGCTGTATCTGTGGGTCAACCGACCGCAAGGACCGGCACCCGAGGCCAAGGCGGCCCCAGCCCCTCAAAAACCCGCGACGCTGGTGATCAGCGTCTCGCCGCCTACGGGCGTGCGCATCACGGTCGATGGAACAGAGAAGGGCACGAGCTCACCGGTGACGGTGCCCAACCTCGAGCCGGGCGTGCATACCCTGGTGATCGAGCATCCCCACTACAAATCTCACGAACAAAAAATCGAGCTCGGCTCGGGTGGCTTCGAGAGTCTCGACATCGAGCTCGAGCCGAACGCGCAGGGCGCGCGCTGA
- the fni gene encoding type 2 isopentenyl-diphosphate Delta-isomerase: MTDQNADISQRKLDHIDLCAEDEVEYRGKTTLLEEVELLHDSLPELSIDAIDLSVSVMGKTLAAPLLITGMTGGAERAREINETLARVAQELGIAFGVGSQRAMMKHAELADTYQVREVAPDILLFGNVGAVQAAESSTAEIEDLVGGIGADALCVHLNPGQEMIQPEGDRDFRGCVDGLARLVDELSVPVIAKETGCGLSPAALDKIASTGVEWVDTSGAGGTTWVGVETLRTSPEKATIGEMFWDWGVPTGAAISFAKARNLNVIGSGGLRTGLDCARAIALGADIAGMALPWLKAAFHEGHDAAMQFGRTTIQALRVACLLTGSASIAELQEAPRVLGPNLRRWTEARADQVSPRH, translated from the coding sequence ATGACTGATCAAAACGCCGACATTTCCCAGCGAAAGCTCGACCATATCGACCTCTGCGCCGAAGACGAGGTCGAGTATCGAGGCAAGACCACGCTCCTCGAAGAAGTCGAGCTTTTGCACGACTCGCTGCCCGAACTCTCCATCGACGCGATCGACTTGAGCGTGTCGGTCATGGGCAAGACGCTGGCCGCGCCGCTGCTGATCACCGGCATGACCGGCGGCGCCGAGCGCGCCCGCGAGATCAACGAGACGCTCGCCCGCGTCGCCCAAGAGCTCGGCATCGCCTTTGGCGTGGGCAGTCAGCGCGCCATGATGAAGCACGCCGAACTCGCCGACACCTATCAGGTGCGCGAGGTCGCCCCCGATATCCTGCTCTTCGGCAACGTCGGCGCCGTGCAGGCCGCCGAGTCGAGCACCGCCGAGATCGAAGACCTCGTCGGCGGCATCGGCGCCGACGCGCTGTGCGTGCACCTGAACCCGGGCCAAGAGATGATCCAGCCCGAAGGCGACCGCGACTTTCGCGGCTGCGTCGACGGCCTGGCGCGCCTGGTCGACGAGCTCTCGGTGCCCGTCATCGCCAAAGAGACCGGCTGCGGGCTGAGCCCCGCCGCGCTCGACAAGATCGCGAGCACCGGCGTCGAGTGGGTCGACACCTCCGGCGCCGGCGGCACGACCTGGGTGGGCGTCGAAACCCTTCGCACCTCCCCCGAGAAGGCGACCATCGGCGAGATGTTCTGGGATTGGGGCGTGCCCACCGGCGCGGCGATCTCGTTCGCCAAGGCGCGAAACCTAAACGTCATCGGCTCGGGCGGGCTTCGCACCGGCTTGGACTGCGCGCGCGCCATCGCACTGGGCGCCGACATCGCCGGCATGGCCCTTCCCTGGCTCAAGGCCGCGTTCCACGAGGGGCACGACGCCGCGATGCAATTCGGTCGGACGACCATTCAGGCGCTGCGCGTCGCGTGCTTGCTCACCGGTTCGGCGAGTATCGCCGAGCTGCAAGAGGCGCCGCGCGTGCTCGGCCCGAATCTGCGCCGCTGGACCGAAGCGCGCGCCGACCAGGTCTCGCCGCGGCACTGA
- a CDS encoding GyrI-like domain-containing protein, with the protein MKLRIRDAFHLVGFYVTAPLEEISSRVPEANERLLDRLDEVDGRTGEHLLSVSLGIEDGVYTQFVGVEVEADAEPPEGMETLDLPSARWVQFSHHGPVEGIAGSIGTMRQWADENEHPTEHVFVVFHPLDDEGPIELLVRLRQPSP; encoded by the coding sequence ATGAAGCTCAGGATCAGAGACGCATTTCACCTCGTCGGTTTTTACGTCACCGCTCCTCTGGAGGAGATCTCCTCCCGCGTCCCCGAGGCCAACGAGCGCCTGCTCGATAGGCTCGACGAGGTCGACGGCCGCACCGGCGAGCACCTTCTCAGTGTGTCGCTGGGTATTGAAGACGGCGTCTACACCCAATTTGTGGGCGTCGAGGTCGAGGCGGACGCCGAGCCACCCGAAGGCATGGAGACCCTCGATCTCCCGTCCGCCCGCTGGGTCCAGTTCTCCCACCACGGACCGGTCGAGGGCATCGCCGGCAGCATCGGTACGATGCGCCAGTGGGCCGACGAAAACGAGCACCCCACCGAGCACGTCTTCGTCGTGTTCCATCCCCTCGACGACGAGGGCCCCATCGAATTGTTGGTCAGGCTGCGCCAACCGTCGCCCTAA
- a CDS encoding FAD-dependent monooxygenase translates to MRPSNVIIIGGGIGGLTLARALEQRNIEATVYEQAPALREVGAGIGLWSNAVSVLDSLGYAEAMVELGAAVDYGEFVAPSGEVLAHYAIADLLDGIELDAAPRIVHRGALLEMLAEGLESTSIVFGKGCVSVDADGARPAAHFEDGSSATADLIVGADGLWSRVRASIWGEEPPRYSGEYCFRGLAYGVDTDVGYLRELQGKGRRFGLAPLGEELTYWWATWRTGRDFSLDRDEYASFLSERFAGWPLRIPQFIAETRPEDIHLDALYDRRPRDAWSRGAVTLLGDAAHPTTPNLGQGGCMAIEDAGMLAELLVRRETLDEALDAYERLRIPRTSKLVNDSWRFGKIGQWRNPAAVWLRKTAARLAPASVMRAQLVDKIGYDAMAAARGL, encoded by the coding sequence ATGCGTCCATCAAATGTGATCATCATCGGCGGCGGCATCGGCGGGCTGACGCTCGCCCGCGCCCTAGAACAGCGAAATATCGAGGCGACGGTCTACGAGCAGGCCCCCGCGTTGCGCGAAGTGGGCGCGGGGATCGGGCTTTGGAGCAACGCGGTCAGCGTGCTCGACAGCCTGGGCTACGCCGAGGCCATGGTGGAGTTGGGTGCGGCGGTCGATTACGGCGAGTTCGTGGCGCCCTCGGGCGAGGTGCTGGCGCACTACGCGATCGCCGATTTGCTCGACGGCATCGAGCTCGACGCCGCACCGAGAATCGTCCATCGCGGCGCGCTGCTCGAGATGCTCGCCGAAGGGCTCGAGTCGACGTCGATCGTTTTTGGCAAAGGGTGTGTGTCGGTCGACGCAGACGGCGCACGACCGGCCGCGCACTTCGAGGACGGCTCGAGCGCCACGGCCGATCTGATCGTCGGGGCGGACGGGCTCTGGTCCCGTGTGCGCGCGTCGATCTGGGGAGAGGAGCCGCCGCGCTACAGCGGCGAGTATTGCTTTCGCGGGCTGGCCTACGGTGTCGACACCGACGTGGGCTATCTGCGTGAGCTCCAGGGGAAGGGGCGGCGCTTCGGGTTGGCGCCGCTGGGCGAGGAGCTCACGTATTGGTGGGCGACGTGGCGAACCGGGCGCGACTTCTCGCTCGACCGCGATGAGTACGCGTCGTTTTTGTCGGAGCGCTTCGCCGGTTGGCCGCTGCGCATCCCGCAATTCATCGCCGAGACGCGCCCGGAGGATATCCACCTCGACGCGCTCTACGACAGGCGGCCGCGCGACGCGTGGAGCCGGGGCGCGGTGACGCTTCTTGGAGATGCCGCCCACCCGACCACGCCGAATTTGGGGCAGGGCGGGTGTATGGCGATCGAGGACGCCGGAATGTTGGCCGAGCTCTTGGTTCGCCGCGAGACGCTCGACGAGGCCTTGGATGCCTACGAGCGCCTGCGCATCCCCCGCACATCGAAGCTCGTCAATGATTCGTGGCGGTTCGGCAAGATCGGCCAGTGGCGCAACCCCGCGGCGGTGTGGCTGCGCAAGACGGCCGCGCGCCTTGCGCCGGCGAGCGTGATGCGCGCTCAGCTGGTCGACAAGATCGGCTACGACGCCATGGCGGCGGCGCGCGGCCTATAG